From the Orenia metallireducens genome, one window contains:
- a CDS encoding KpsF/GutQ family sugar-phosphate isomerase — protein MTIENNLDNNIKQQAREVLEIEANAILNLKNSVNDKFIEVVKEILKCEDRIIMTGMGKAGVIAKKLAATLASTGTPSFFLHPAEAIHGDLGMITDKDIVIAISNSGESDEIVDILPFIKRIGAKIIAMTGGLSSTLAQNADYILDTSVEREACPLNLAPTASTTAMLAFGDALALALLKARDFQPKDFALYHPGGSLGKKLLLTVADVLNVRESNPIVIEELTLKETLFEMTSSRMGAINVINNEGELVGIITDGDIRRELEKNSDLLTMKAKEVMTKDPVVITAERLAVEALKLMEDKEINDLPIIDDKGNPIGIVNFQDLLKAGVL, from the coding sequence ATGACTATTGAAAATAATCTAGATAATAATATTAAGCAGCAAGCAAGAGAAGTTTTGGAAATTGAAGCTAATGCTATTTTGAATTTGAAGAATTCAGTTAATGATAAATTTATAGAGGTTGTGAAAGAAATTTTAAAATGTGAGGATAGAATTATTATGACTGGTATGGGTAAAGCGGGAGTAATTGCTAAAAAGTTGGCAGCTACTTTAGCTAGTACAGGTACTCCATCCTTTTTTTTGCACCCTGCTGAAGCTATTCATGGTGATTTAGGTATGATTACAGATAAAGATATTGTAATTGCTATATCTAATAGTGGAGAAAGTGATGAAATAGTTGATATTTTGCCTTTTATTAAAAGAATCGGTGCTAAGATTATTGCTATGACAGGAGGATTGTCTTCAACTTTAGCTCAAAATGCAGATTATATTTTAGATACTAGTGTAGAAAGAGAGGCTTGTCCTTTAAATCTTGCGCCAACGGCTAGTACTACAGCAATGTTAGCTTTTGGGGATGCTCTTGCTCTTGCTTTATTAAAAGCAAGGGACTTTCAACCTAAAGACTTTGCTTTGTACCATCCAGGAGGTAGTTTAGGTAAAAAATTGCTACTAACAGTTGCTGATGTATTAAATGTTAGAGAAAGTAATCCAATTGTCATAGAAGAGCTTACTTTGAAAGAGACATTATTTGAGATGACTTCATCTAGAATGGGGGCTATAAATGTTATAAATAATGAAGGAGAATTAGTTGGAATAATTACTGATGGTGATATTAGGCGTGAATTAGAAAAGAATTCTGATTTATTAACTATGAAGGCAAAAGAAGTTATGACTAAGGACCCAGTGGTAATTACAGCAGAGAGATTGGCTGTTGAAGCGCTAAAATTAATGGAAGATAAAGAAATAAATGATTTGCCTATTATAGATGATAAAGGAAATCCTATTGGAATAGTAAACTTTCAAGATTTATTGAAAGCAGGAGTGTTATAA
- a CDS encoding ankyrin repeat domain-containing protein — translation MKKFSILIISSLIIILSSSVVSANNFHNLCKYGDLSRIELAIDNGANINAKNIDGETPLMFAAKYNDDEDVIKLLIYNGAKVDDINIYGESVLFYALRYNKNPKVAEVLIDQGADVNLLGEQNKTPLVYAINRGDAELVELLIKNGAELNIEFEGDQTLLMYAIEHTNNFEIISTLINYGADVNGRIPYGASVLMWAARYTNNPKIIKLLIKNRAEVNFATSLKETPLLYASKYNKNPEIIKVLIDAGAEINQQDIKQTTPLMYLLKNYKLELVGPLIDQVDNIDKQDKDGKTLLFYAAEGNSDSRVIIKLIEAGADVNLKSVDGSTVLINAVKFNQNPEIIKALIDNGAKLNIRDNIGKTALMYAIIENGNLDIVNTLIGNGASLECRDRSGRTPLMLAIQEDNLKLVEYLINSGAKINDVDKKEETPLIYALRFSKDPTLISLLLNSGAKSNFKSWYGMTPLMYAAQYNSNPEIIELLVEAGADINAKTDYGWTPLMFAAKYNENPEVVTRLLKLGADYNIKDNKGKKAIDYVKENEFLRDTEVYLKLIL, via the coding sequence ATGAAGAAATTTTCTATTTTAATTATATCTAGTTTAATAATTATACTGTCTAGTAGTGTAGTTTCAGCTAATAATTTTCATAATCTCTGTAAATATGGAGATTTATCTAGAATTGAATTAGCAATTGACAATGGTGCCAATATAAATGCTAAAAATATTGATGGGGAGACTCCATTAATGTTTGCTGCCAAATATAATGATGATGAAGATGTTATCAAACTATTAATTTATAACGGAGCAAAGGTTGATGATATTAATATTTATGGTGAATCTGTTCTGTTTTATGCTTTAAGATATAATAAAAATCCTAAAGTAGCGGAGGTGTTGATCGATCAAGGGGCAGATGTAAATCTGTTAGGAGAGCAGAATAAGACTCCTCTAGTCTATGCTATTAATAGAGGGGATGCTGAATTAGTGGAACTTCTGATTAAAAATGGAGCAGAATTAAATATTGAATTTGAAGGTGATCAGACATTATTGATGTATGCTATTGAACATACTAATAACTTCGAGATTATTTCTACTCTAATCAATTATGGAGCTGATGTTAACGGCAGAATCCCTTATGGTGCTAGTGTATTGATGTGGGCTGCTAGATATACTAATAATCCTAAGATAATAAAACTATTAATTAAAAATAGGGCTGAGGTTAACTTTGCAACTAGTTTAAAAGAAACACCTTTGCTTTATGCTAGCAAGTATAATAAAAATCCTGAAATAATAAAAGTTCTAATTGATGCCGGTGCTGAGATTAATCAGCAAGATATTAAACAAACTACTCCATTGATGTATCTGCTTAAAAACTATAAATTAGAGTTAGTAGGTCCTCTTATTGACCAGGTAGATAATATTGATAAACAAGATAAAGATGGTAAAACTTTATTGTTTTATGCAGCAGAAGGAAACAGTGATTCTAGGGTTATAATAAAGTTAATTGAAGCTGGTGCAGATGTTAATTTAAAGAGTGTTGACGGAAGCACTGTTTTAATTAATGCTGTTAAATTTAATCAAAATCCTGAAATAATAAAAGCATTGATTGATAATGGAGCCAAGTTAAATATTAGAGATAATATAGGAAAGACAGCTTTAATGTATGCAATAATAGAGAATGGGAATCTAGATATAGTAAATACTTTAATTGGTAATGGTGCTAGTTTAGAGTGTAGAGATAGAAGCGGTAGAACTCCTTTGATGTTAGCTATACAGGAGGATAATCTAAAGCTTGTTGAATATCTAATAAATTCTGGTGCAAAGATCAATGATGTAGATAAAAAGGAGGAGACCCCTTTAATCTATGCTCTTAGGTTTAGTAAGGATCCTACATTAATATCTTTATTATTGAACAGTGGGGCAAAAAGCAATTTTAAAAGTTGGTATGGTATGACTCCTTTAATGTATGCTGCTCAATACAATTCTAATCCAGAGATAATAGAGCTGCTAGTGGAAGCAGGAGCTGATATAAATGCTAAAACAGATTATGGATGGACTCCTCTAATGTTTGCGGCTAAGTATAATGAAAATCCTGAAGTTGTTACTAGATTATTGAAGTTAGGTGCTGACTATAATATCAAGGATAATAAAGGTAAAAAGGCAATAGATTATGTAAAAGAAAATGAATTTTTAAGGGATACAGAGGTTTATTTGAAATTAATTCTATAA
- a CDS encoding glucose-6-phosphate isomerase, with amino-acid sequence MTKRYEDLSWKESMRLKLDVNNMFAATIGEEHGYTKKDIDAMQERVTNGHQAIKEAKAAGNLDWMDLPYNHKEIAKEIKEFAEENREKYDNFVVFGIGGSALGNIAVQTALNDPYYNLKKEARNGCPRLFIPDNVDPTRLKSLLDMLDLEKTMFNIISKSGGTAEPMSQFLTARAAVIKELGEDAVADHFIATTSKDSGDLIKIAKEEGIKTFYIPKTVGGRFSVLSPVGLVSAAFTGVDIEELLAGAEYMDQICDTDDVWKNPAYLNAVLQYLADQDGKPMSVMMPYSHVLKDVADWYRQMWAESLGKKFNRQGEVVNVGPTPIKALGATDQHSQAQLYMEGPYDKVVTFLEVEKFRETLEIARGYEDIDGVSYLGGHTFNELITTEKKATELALIDNNRLNCTVTFPEVNAFTLGQFFYMYEMTTALIGELYNINAFDQPGVELGKQYAYGVLGREGYDHMKEQFDARPKKDENLIL; translated from the coding sequence ATGACAAAGAGATATGAAGATTTATCTTGGAAGGAATCAATGAGGTTAAAGTTGGATGTTAACAATATGTTTGCTGCAACTATTGGTGAAGAGCATGGATATACTAAAAAAGATATTGACGCAATGCAAGAAAGAGTAACAAATGGCCATCAAGCAATTAAAGAAGCTAAAGCAGCAGGTAATTTAGATTGGATGGATCTACCTTATAATCACAAAGAAATTGCTAAAGAGATTAAAGAATTTGCAGAGGAAAATCGTGAGAAGTATGATAATTTTGTAGTATTTGGGATTGGTGGTTCGGCATTAGGTAATATTGCTGTACAGACTGCTCTAAATGATCCTTATTATAATTTAAAGAAGGAAGCAAGAAATGGCTGTCCAAGACTATTTATTCCTGATAATGTTGATCCAACTCGTTTAAAATCTTTATTGGATATGTTAGATTTAGAAAAGACTATGTTCAATATAATCTCTAAATCAGGTGGAACTGCTGAACCAATGAGTCAATTTTTAACTGCTCGTGCAGCTGTTATTAAAGAGCTAGGTGAAGATGCAGTAGCAGATCATTTTATTGCAACTACAAGTAAGGATTCTGGTGATTTAATCAAGATTGCTAAAGAAGAAGGAATTAAAACTTTCTATATTCCTAAGACTGTGGGAGGGCGTTTTTCTGTACTAAGTCCAGTTGGTTTGGTATCTGCTGCCTTTACTGGTGTTGATATTGAAGAATTATTAGCAGGAGCAGAATATATGGATCAAATCTGTGATACAGATGATGTTTGGAAGAATCCTGCATATTTAAATGCAGTGTTACAATATTTAGCAGACCAAGATGGTAAGCCAATGTCTGTAATGATGCCATACTCTCATGTATTAAAAGATGTGGCAGATTGGTACCGTCAGATGTGGGCAGAATCTTTAGGAAAGAAATTTAATCGTCAAGGTGAAGTTGTAAATGTTGGACCTACTCCAATTAAAGCATTAGGTGCTACAGACCAACATTCCCAGGCCCAATTATATATGGAAGGACCTTATGATAAGGTTGTTACCTTCTTGGAAGTAGAGAAATTTAGAGAGACTTTAGAGATTGCTCGTGGTTATGAGGATATTGATGGAGTATCTTATTTGGGGGGGCATACATTTAATGAGCTGATTACTACTGAGAAGAAAGCTACTGAACTGGCTTTAATTGATAATAATAGATTAAATTGCACAGTTACTTTCCCAGAAGTAAATGCTTTTACCTTAGGACAGTTCTTCTATATGTATGAGATGACAACTGCCCTTATTGGAGAGTTATATAATATCAATGCCTTTGATCAACCAGGTGTAGAGTTAGGTAAACAATATGCTTATGGTGTATTAGGTAGAGAAGGTTATGACCATATGAAAGAACAATTTGATGCTCGTCCTAAAAAAGATGAGAATTTGATTCTGTAG